The following are encoded together in the Candidatus Methylomirabilis sp. genome:
- the smbP gene encoding small metal-binding protein SmbP translates to MRRRLAVAALILGAVMFVGTGISWAEKSHQTEAIEHTQAAVEHGKAGHADVVVTHATAALQHAEAAQKAKANDHTAAAIKGLKEAIEHGKAGHADVAGKAAEGALTHLKAVK, encoded by the coding sequence ATGAGGCGGAGGCTTGCAGTAGCAGCGTTGATCCTAGGGGCGGTAATGTTCGTGGGAACCGGTATCTCCTGGGCTGAAAAGTCCCATCAGACCGAGGCGATCGAGCATACCCAGGCAGCCGTCGAGCACGGCAAGGCGGGTCATGCCGATGTAGTAGTTACACACGCAACGGCAGCCTTGCAGCATGCCGAGGCAGCCCAGAAGGCAAAGGCCAACGATCATACGGCTGCGGCCATCAAGGGATTGAAAGAGGCCATTGAGCACGGCAAGGCGGGTCATGCCGATGTCGCCGGCAAGGCCGCTGAGGGGGCGCTCACACATCTCAAAGCCGTAAAGTAA
- a CDS encoding PepSY domain-containing protein — protein MFSTHTRWYRRITLLKLHKWAGLISAVWLCVLGATGFLLDHKEWRWIWFSTVPERLMPGSVRSLSRTVIQIFQVNPNRPMHQVAAGSRGLWVTEDGAKSWQRTQLVGDKDGHLQVFAVEPDPERGWDRLWIGTDNGIWVSADGGKTVVKAGMEAQRITALSAGASHGELYGVTDRSRVFQLLTGRPDDPLWLRLETPPNDALPHQMSLRRLIIDLHVGRGLFAEGLSLLLNDLAGLGLCALALSGVCYWGFPKYWRHRRRHGGQIHVETKRTTLIWLFRFHSPLIGLYAALPLLYLVITGIFFGHSKELGEWLRRVQVPSIFYPPVYHLNVWDGWIEAVIGYPGQPEKLSIGTRVGLFTSEDGGRTWSAEHAGAERIAAARRLRRFGDSLYIGGWMGINNYMKPQDGAGWLTLSDKHAHMTSDITRLEDGQIGWLHHGKTVVMTDRSGQVRGQIELTQPVEDGVPWYYVLRQLHDGLIFWQHWKWLNDLFAVLAITLVVTGLIRWWRVKWL, from the coding sequence ATGTTCAGCACACATACGCGCTGGTACCGGAGGATTACGCTCCTCAAGCTCCATAAATGGGCGGGCCTGATCTCGGCTGTCTGGCTGTGCGTGCTCGGGGCGACCGGCTTTCTCCTCGATCACAAGGAGTGGCGGTGGATCTGGTTTTCGACTGTTCCGGAACGTCTTATGCCTGGATCGGTTAGAAGCCTTAGTCGGACCGTGATTCAGATCTTCCAGGTCAATCCGAATCGGCCGATGCATCAGGTCGCTGCAGGATCGCGTGGGTTGTGGGTCACGGAGGATGGGGCCAAGAGCTGGCAGCGAACACAGTTGGTTGGCGATAAGGACGGGCATCTCCAGGTCTTTGCGGTTGAACCGGACCCGGAGCGTGGTTGGGATCGGCTCTGGATCGGTACGGATAACGGAATTTGGGTGTCTGCTGATGGCGGCAAGACCGTTGTGAAAGCAGGGATGGAAGCGCAGAGGATTACGGCACTCTCGGCGGGGGCAAGCCATGGGGAACTGTACGGGGTGACGGACCGAAGCCGAGTATTCCAACTGCTCACCGGGAGACCGGATGATCCCCTCTGGCTCCGTTTGGAGACACCGCCGAACGACGCGCTACCGCACCAGATGTCCTTGCGACGGCTCATCATCGACCTGCATGTCGGGCGGGGGCTATTCGCCGAAGGCCTCTCGCTCCTACTCAACGATCTGGCAGGCCTTGGTCTGTGCGCCCTGGCGCTGAGCGGGGTGTGCTATTGGGGATTCCCCAAGTACTGGCGGCACCGCCGCCGACACGGGGGTCAGATCCATGTCGAGACCAAACGCACGACGCTCATCTGGCTGTTCCGCTTCCATAGCCCGTTGATCGGGCTCTACGCGGCTCTGCCGCTCCTCTATCTCGTCATTACCGGTATTTTCTTTGGACACTCTAAGGAGTTAGGCGAATGGCTCCGACGGGTGCAGGTGCCCTCGATCTTCTACCCACCTGTCTATCATCTCAATGTGTGGGACGGGTGGATTGAGGCAGTGATCGGGTATCCGGGTCAACCAGAGAAGCTTTCTATCGGAACTCGGGTTGGGCTCTTTACATCTGAGGATGGGGGACGCACATGGTCGGCGGAGCATGCCGGCGCCGAACGCATAGCAGCGGCCCGAAGGCTTCGCCGCTTCGGGGATTCGCTCTATATCGGCGGCTGGATGGGCATCAACAATTATATGAAGCCGCAAGACGGGGCCGGGTGGCTCACGCTCTCGGATAAGCATGCCCATATGACGAGCGACATCACGCGGCTGGAGGACGGTCAGATCGGATGGCTCCATCACGGCAAGACGGTGGTGATGACGGATCGGTCGGGTCAGGTTCGTGGCCAGATCGAGCTGACTCAGCCTGTGGAGGATGGCGTGCCGTGGTACTACGTTCTGAGGCAGCTTCACGACGGGCTGATTTTCTGGCAGCACTGGAAGTGGCTGAATGATCTCTTTGCGGTCCTGGCCATAACGCTGGTGGTGACGGGACTTATCCGCTGGTGGCGGGTCAAGTGGCTCTAA
- a CDS encoding TonB-dependent receptor, with protein sequence MRRRGCRRTHRYTAALMGLTTLLTWGTVAIAEEDKKKDEVTTLKEVVVRSTALNDVFVPLNASVVEETKVQSLSPATSDAASLLRDIPGVSLYGGGGVSSLPVIHGLADDRLRIKVDGMDLISACPNHMTPPLSYVDPSYVGSLKVFAGITPVSVGGDSIGGTILLDAPAPAFAAPGQDHLLTGEAGGFYRSNNKARGGHYSATYATEMFSATYSGSVVHADNYTAGGNFKAAGPAAVDKPGNILDGDEVGSSAYKAENHTLGFALRKANHLVELKLGYQYIPEQGFPNQRMDIISNTQWRQNLRYLGQFDWGSLDAHAYHETVRHDMDFGDDKQFLYGGMMGSPVAPGMPMNSDSRNLGGAVKANIDLAKQHTLRVGGEYQYYRLHDFWPPSPAILPPGVMFSGMAPNVFRNINDGTRERKALFAEWEARLHPQWLTLLGARYERVTMDTGPVQGYNDTMAYKPAADAFNARNHDRTDNNWDLTALARYAPLPTLGLEFGYAHKTRSPNLYERYAWSTNAMAMVMNNFVGDGNGYVGNLDLDPEKAHTLSATVDWHAVDRNWEFKVTPYYTHVTDYIDAKRCVGSGTGMNAICGGPANNTATNKFVLLQYVNQTARLYGIDVSGHMPLAKTDSLGEFSLAGLFNYTNGKNLTTDDDLYNIMPLNGKLILGHKLGGFDSSVEMVIAKGKNNVADVRNEIKTAGYILTNLRTSYNWKLVRLDFGIENMFDKFYSLPLGGAYTGQGMTMGLNSIPWGIAVPGMGRTFYTALTVKF encoded by the coding sequence ATGAGACGACGCGGATGCAGACGCACGCACAGGTACACCGCAGCTCTTATGGGGCTGACTACGCTGCTCACATGGGGTACCGTGGCAATAGCAGAGGAAGACAAGAAAAAAGATGAAGTGACAACACTGAAGGAGGTGGTGGTGCGCTCGACCGCTCTCAACGACGTCTTTGTGCCGCTGAATGCCTCGGTAGTCGAGGAGACAAAGGTGCAGTCCCTGTCGCCTGCCACCAGCGACGCTGCCAGCCTACTGCGAGACATCCCCGGCGTCAGTCTCTACGGCGGTGGCGGCGTGTCCAGCCTACCGGTCATTCACGGCCTAGCAGACGATCGTCTGCGCATCAAGGTTGATGGCATGGACCTGATTTCCGCCTGTCCCAACCACATGACTCCGCCGCTGTCCTACGTCGACCCAAGCTACGTAGGGAGCCTCAAAGTGTTCGCCGGCATCACACCGGTCAGCGTCGGCGGCGACAGCATCGGCGGGACGATTTTGCTGGATGCTCCCGCACCGGCCTTTGCCGCCCCAGGTCAGGACCACCTGCTCACGGGTGAGGCCGGCGGCTTCTATCGCAGCAACAACAAGGCCCGAGGCGGCCATTATTCGGCTACCTATGCTACCGAGATGTTCAGCGCGACCTACAGCGGCTCGGTGGTCCATGCCGACAACTACACGGCGGGCGGAAATTTCAAGGCGGCCGGCCCGGCTGCCGTCGACAAGCCGGGAAATATTCTTGATGGTGACGAGGTCGGCTCCAGCGCGTACAAGGCCGAAAACCACACGCTGGGCTTTGCGCTGAGAAAAGCCAACCATCTGGTCGAACTGAAGTTGGGGTACCAGTATATTCCGGAACAGGGCTTCCCTAACCAGCGCATGGACATTATCAGCAACACCCAGTGGCGCCAGAACCTGCGCTATCTCGGCCAGTTCGACTGGGGCTCGCTGGATGCCCACGCCTACCATGAAACCGTCCGACACGATATGGATTTCGGCGACGACAAACAGTTTTTATATGGAGGGATGATGGGCAGTCCCGTTGCGCCAGGGATGCCGATGAACAGCGACAGCAGGAACCTCGGCGGCGCGGTCAAGGCCAACATCGATCTGGCCAAGCAGCACACCCTCCGTGTTGGTGGTGAATATCAGTATTACCGCCTGCACGACTTCTGGCCGCCGTCCCCCGCCATCTTGCCGCCTGGCGTTATGTTCAGCGGAATGGCGCCGAATGTATTCAGGAATATCAACGACGGTACGCGCGAGCGAAAGGCGCTATTCGCCGAATGGGAGGCGCGCCTACATCCGCAGTGGTTGACGCTGCTGGGCGCCCGCTACGAGCGAGTGACGATGGACACCGGGCCGGTGCAGGGCTACAACGATACGATGGCCTATAAGCCTGCAGCAGACGCCTTCAATGCCCGCAATCACGACCGCACCGACAACAACTGGGATTTAACTGCGCTCGCCCGTTACGCGCCATTGCCGACGCTCGGTCTCGAATTCGGGTACGCGCACAAGACACGCTCGCCGAACCTGTATGAGCGGTACGCCTGGTCGACGAATGCGATGGCCATGGTCATGAACAACTTTGTCGGCGACGGCAACGGCTATGTCGGCAATCTGGATCTGGACCCGGAAAAAGCGCACACCCTAAGCGCCACCGTCGACTGGCATGCCGTCGACCGAAATTGGGAGTTCAAGGTCACGCCATACTACACCCATGTCACCGACTACATCGATGCGAAGCGCTGTGTAGGTAGCGGAACGGGCATGAATGCGATCTGCGGCGGCCCGGCGAACAATACCGCCACAAACAAGTTTGTCCTTCTCCAGTACGTGAACCAGACGGCCCGGCTCTATGGTATCGATGTGTCCGGCCATATGCCGTTGGCGAAAACCGACAGCCTGGGCGAATTCAGCCTCGCGGGGCTATTCAATTACACGAACGGCAAGAACCTCACCACCGACGACGATCTCTACAACATCATGCCGCTCAACGGTAAGCTCATACTGGGACACAAGCTTGGCGGCTTCGACAGCAGCGTCGAGATGGTGATAGCGAAGGGCAAGAACAACGTCGCCGATGTGCGCAACGAAATCAAGACGGCGGGCTACATCCTGACCAATCTGCGTACCAGCTACAACTGGAAGCTGGTACGGCTCGATTTCGGCATCGAGAACATGTTCGATAAGTTCTACTCCTTGCCGCTCGGTGGCGCCTATACCGGTCAGGGTATGACGATGGGCCTCAACTCGATACCTTGGGGCATTGCCGTTCCCGGCATGGGACGTACGTTCTATACCGCCCTAACCGTCAAGTTCTGA
- a CDS encoding porin produces MTQRGWWVRGAVLGSALLLAPVGAWADKLTELEQAFETQRQSLQQLQQEMNRLRQDRTAQQTEIDRRVMEVEQKAAEAAASSLLTGYEPGKGFFLKSADGQFNLSLRGFTQTWFITEGARQEEQFNAADKAAGIARHSPSTFRQRRTRIIVSGQVFNDFGFFIEPELSFGGVPDSAGNSTGGVRLEEAWSSYTYAPWAKVTVGQYKPRFGLEMITTSRDLDFAERSVISKALSPDQQLGATVEGTLKLANLLPVYYGVGIYNGCGRIDQCKGGIDNDGDKEFTGRVTVAPPMPFGNLTIGLNADHRTFRVVNGKGATDANSTTTSVSGTSFHRFNPAQATGWKFGGDGAGTSQNGFLINGNRVTGGGDLVFDLYPFIIKGEYAYASQERDALGAGGSNLDNLIIQGGYGSLGYWIFGNKRSGLLAIGRYEHLRVDDNTGAFTAPATATKEQPMEMRSGTLGLNWYVNPSVRLRANYLLTDVRPGRNTIGVSNSTHGELVHEGIAEVQIQF; encoded by the coding sequence ATGACGCAAAGAGGCTGGTGGGTTCGTGGTGCCGTCCTGGGTAGCGCCTTGCTGCTTGCCCCGGTTGGGGCGTGGGCCGATAAACTCACGGAACTCGAGCAGGCATTTGAGACACAGCGGCAGTCGCTGCAGCAGTTGCAACAGGAGATGAACCGGCTGCGGCAAGACCGGACCGCGCAACAGACAGAAATCGACCGGCGCGTGATGGAGGTGGAGCAGAAGGCTGCCGAGGCCGCAGCCTCATCCCTGCTCACCGGGTATGAGCCCGGCAAGGGGTTCTTCCTGAAGTCCGCCGATGGCCAGTTTAACCTGAGCTTGCGCGGATTCACGCAGACCTGGTTCATCACGGAAGGGGCGCGACAGGAAGAGCAGTTCAACGCTGCAGACAAGGCCGCCGGGATCGCGCGGCACAGCCCGAGCACCTTCAGGCAGCGCCGCACCCGGATCATCGTGAGCGGCCAGGTCTTCAACGACTTCGGCTTCTTCATCGAGCCGGAGCTCTCCTTCGGTGGGGTCCCCGATTCCGCCGGAAATAGTACAGGCGGTGTGCGGCTCGAAGAGGCCTGGAGCAGCTACACGTATGCCCCGTGGGCCAAGGTGACCGTCGGACAGTACAAGCCTCGATTCGGCCTCGAGATGATTACCACCTCCCGCGACCTGGACTTCGCCGAGCGGTCGGTTATCTCTAAGGCGCTGTCCCCGGATCAGCAGTTGGGCGCCACCGTCGAGGGTACGCTGAAACTCGCCAACCTGCTACCCGTCTACTATGGAGTGGGAATCTATAACGGCTGCGGCCGGATCGATCAATGTAAGGGCGGCATCGACAATGACGGCGACAAGGAGTTCACCGGTCGCGTGACCGTTGCCCCTCCGATGCCCTTTGGCAATCTCACCATCGGGCTGAATGCCGATCATCGCACCTTCCGGGTCGTCAATGGGAAGGGTGCGACCGATGCAAACAGTACGACGACGTCGGTCAGTGGTACCTCATTTCACCGCTTTAACCCGGCCCAGGCGACCGGCTGGAAATTTGGGGGTGACGGGGCCGGCACGTCACAGAACGGCTTCCTGATCAACGGCAACCGTGTGACCGGCGGCGGCGATCTCGTCTTCGACTTGTACCCATTCATCATCAAGGGGGAGTACGCCTACGCCTCTCAAGAGCGTGACGCCTTGGGCGCGGGTGGCAGCAATCTCGACAACCTCATCATCCAGGGTGGCTACGGGTCGCTTGGTTACTGGATCTTCGGTAATAAGCGGAGCGGCCTGCTGGCCATCGGCCGCTACGAGCATCTGCGGGTCGATGACAACACGGGCGCCTTTACGGCGCCAGCCACGGCCACCAAGGAGCAGCCGATGGAGATGCGGTCCGGCACCCTCGGCCTGAACTGGTATGTCAACCCCAGCGTTCGGTTGCGGGCGAACTACCTCCTCACCGACGTCCGGCCAGGTCGGAATACGATCGGTGTGAGCAATAGCACGCACGGCGAGCTGGTGCACGAGGGGATTGCCGAGGTGCAGATCCAATTCTAA
- a CDS encoding type II toxin-antitoxin system VapC family toxin yields MTPLVVDASIVVKWLLPELHSVPARRVLTERNDLLAPDLLWAELGNVLWKKSRTGELTAEEARDLLQDVRRFPIKTIPSFGLIDPALDIATQFGRSVYDCLYLALAISRRCQVVTSDRRLYASLNRGPLAPYLLWVEDVR; encoded by the coding sequence GTGACGCCGCTTGTGGTGGATGCCAGCATCGTCGTGAAATGGCTGCTCCCCGAGCTACACAGTGTACCAGCTCGCCGTGTTCTTACAGAACGCAACGATCTTCTCGCCCCAGACCTGCTGTGGGCTGAACTCGGGAATGTGCTCTGGAAGAAATCCCGGACCGGTGAGCTCACCGCCGAAGAAGCCCGCGACCTCTTGCAAGACGTCAGGCGTTTCCCAATCAAGACGATTCCTTCCTTTGGCCTCATCGACCCCGCTCTGGACATCGCAACGCAGTTTGGCAGAAGTGTCTACGACTGCCTATATTTAGCCCTAGCCATAAGCAGGCGTTGCCAGGTTGTCACCTCTGACCGGCGCCTGTATGCCAGCCTTAACAGGGGCCCACTTGCACCGTACCTGTTATGGGTCGAAGACGTTCGGTAA
- the metH gene encoding methionine synthase has product MTEVSDRTTELEQMVRRRIVILDGAMGTMIQTHKLEEADFRGRPFADHSCDLKGCNDLLSITQPVIIEAIHRQYLKAGADIIETNTFNSTSISMADYRLESLAYDLNVAGASAARKAVEAVMAKDPSRPRFVAGSMGPTNRTASMPSDIQNPAHRAITFDQLVAAYTEQARGLLDGGVDLLLVETVFDTLNCRAALFAIDQYFEKVGRCVPVMVSVTITDRSGRTLSGQTVEAFWNSIAHMPVLSVGINCAFGAKQMRPFLEELAQIAPVFLSCYPNAGLPNAFGGFDETPAIMAADLNDFAKNGWLNIVGGCCGSTPAHIEAIAMAVQDCQPRIPPHPQPHTRLSGLEPVTICPEVGFVNVGERTNVAGSAAFARLIRSGEYEAAASIARQQVEGGAQLIDINMDEGMLDAKKAMVTFLNLIACEPDIARVPIMIDSSDWSVIEAGLKCVQGKPVVNSISLKEGEQAFIQRARLIKRYGAAVVVMAFDERGQADTLPRKIEVCARAYRILTETVGLPPQDIIFDPNVLTVATGLEEHNSYAVDFIEATRWIKANLPRCKVSGGISNVSFSFRGNNPVREAMHSAFLYHAIQAGLDMGIVNAGQLTVYEEIPKELLELVEDVLLNRRPDATDRLVEFAKTVKAEGRAAVKDEAWRQGTIEERLAHALVKGIVEYIESDVEEARQQYDRPLQIIEGPLMAGMNLVGQLFGSGKMFLPQVVKSARVMKKAVAYLLPFIEAARLASDSKRNQRKILLATVKGDVHDIGKNIVGVVLGCNDYEVIDLGVMVPCDTILTTAREQQVDIIGLSGLITPSLNEMMHVAREMMREGLQIPLLIGGATTSRPHTAVKIAPLYDQPVVHVLDASRAVGVVSHLLSQEQRSAFVESNRVDQEQVRRAHEDRGPSALLALTQARDRKLLLDWGMVEIPKPSFTGIRVLDEFPLDQIVPYVDWSPFFHAWGVRGRYPEVLQEAKAKELFEDAQRLLEQLISRRRLIARAVYGFFPANSVDDDIELYMDDSRSQVLATFYTLRQQLYKAEGQFNLALADFIAPKSTGLQDYLGAFAVTTGHGLDVLCKGYEAAHDDYMSILAKALADRLAEAFAECLHRRVRAEWGYGVGEQLSNEDLVRERYRGIRPAPGYPACPDHSEKRTLFDLLQAERNAGIRLTENCVMVPASSVSGLYFSHAESTYFAVGKVGRDQVLDYARRKRMDVRTVERWLSPNLNYDPDSPGQ; this is encoded by the coding sequence ATGACTGAAGTATCAGATCGAACGACAGAGCTTGAGCAGATGGTGCGGCGTCGTATCGTCATCCTTGACGGCGCGATGGGTACGATGATTCAGACGCACAAGCTGGAGGAAGCAGACTTTCGTGGGCGCCCGTTTGCCGACCACTCTTGCGACCTTAAGGGCTGCAACGACCTGCTGTCCATCACGCAGCCGGTCATCATTGAGGCGATTCATCGTCAGTATCTGAAGGCCGGCGCCGATATTATCGAAACCAATACGTTCAATTCCACGTCGATCTCGATGGCGGATTATCGGTTGGAATCGCTGGCCTATGACCTGAATGTTGCCGGCGCGAGCGCAGCGCGCAAAGCTGTTGAGGCAGTCATGGCGAAGGACCCGAGCCGTCCTCGCTTCGTGGCCGGCTCGATGGGTCCGACGAATCGCACGGCGTCGATGCCGTCCGATATCCAGAACCCCGCCCATCGCGCCATTACCTTTGATCAGTTGGTCGCGGCCTATACCGAGCAGGCCCGTGGCCTCCTGGACGGTGGAGTAGATCTCTTATTGGTCGAAACGGTCTTCGATACGCTGAACTGTAGGGCCGCCCTGTTTGCCATCGATCAGTACTTCGAGAAGGTCGGTCGATGCGTGCCGGTCATGGTCTCGGTGACCATTACGGATCGCAGCGGGCGCACGCTTTCCGGGCAAACCGTGGAAGCCTTTTGGAACTCTATCGCCCACATGCCCGTACTGAGCGTCGGAATCAATTGCGCGTTCGGGGCGAAGCAGATGCGCCCGTTCCTGGAGGAGCTGGCTCAGATTGCGCCGGTCTTTCTCAGTTGCTATCCCAATGCCGGCCTGCCCAACGCGTTCGGAGGATTCGATGAGACACCGGCCATCATGGCGGCCGATCTCAACGACTTTGCGAAGAACGGCTGGTTGAACATCGTGGGCGGCTGCTGCGGGAGCACCCCGGCCCACATTGAGGCGATTGCAATGGCAGTGCAGGACTGTCAACCGCGCATTCCCCCTCACCCGCAGCCGCACACCCGATTAAGCGGTCTGGAGCCGGTGACGATTTGTCCGGAGGTGGGTTTCGTCAATGTCGGGGAGCGGACCAATGTCGCCGGGTCTGCGGCGTTTGCCAGGCTTATTCGGAGCGGCGAGTACGAGGCCGCCGCCTCCATTGCGCGGCAGCAGGTCGAGGGCGGCGCCCAGCTTATCGATATCAATATGGATGAGGGGATGCTGGACGCGAAAAAGGCGATGGTGACGTTTCTGAATCTGATTGCCTGTGAGCCTGACATTGCCAGGGTTCCGATCATGATCGATAGCTCCGACTGGTCGGTGATTGAAGCGGGGCTGAAGTGCGTCCAGGGTAAGCCGGTGGTGAACTCAATCAGCCTCAAAGAGGGCGAACAGGCGTTCATCCAGCGGGCCCGGCTCATCAAACGGTATGGGGCTGCGGTCGTAGTCATGGCCTTTGATGAGCGTGGTCAGGCCGACACGCTGCCGCGAAAAATCGAGGTCTGTGCCCGCGCCTACCGCATACTGACCGAGACGGTCGGGTTGCCGCCGCAAGACATTATCTTCGATCCGAACGTGCTGACGGTGGCGACCGGACTCGAGGAGCATAACAGCTACGCAGTCGACTTCATTGAGGCGACCCGCTGGATCAAAGCCAACCTGCCTCGTTGCAAGGTCAGCGGCGGGATCAGTAATGTCTCGTTCTCGTTTCGCGGGAACAATCCGGTTCGCGAAGCGATGCACTCGGCATTCCTGTATCATGCCATCCAGGCCGGCCTGGATATGGGGATTGTCAACGCCGGCCAACTGACGGTCTATGAGGAGATCCCCAAAGAGCTGCTCGAGCTGGTTGAAGACGTACTGCTGAATCGACGTCCCGATGCGACCGACCGGCTGGTAGAGTTTGCGAAGACTGTAAAAGCGGAGGGCCGGGCCGCTGTGAAAGATGAAGCCTGGAGACAGGGAACGATCGAGGAGCGGCTCGCGCATGCATTGGTAAAGGGGATCGTGGAGTATATTGAGTCCGACGTGGAGGAGGCGCGGCAGCAGTACGACAGGCCGCTTCAGATTATTGAAGGTCCATTAATGGCCGGCATGAACCTTGTCGGTCAGCTCTTCGGCTCCGGCAAGATGTTCTTGCCGCAGGTGGTCAAGAGCGCGCGTGTCATGAAGAAAGCGGTGGCCTACCTTCTCCCCTTCATTGAGGCCGCGCGCCTGGCGTCCGACAGTAAGCGCAACCAGCGGAAAATCCTGCTGGCGACCGTGAAGGGAGATGTGCACGACATCGGTAAGAATATTGTCGGGGTGGTGCTCGGATGTAATGACTATGAGGTGATTGATCTGGGGGTGATGGTGCCCTGCGACACGATCCTCACGACCGCCCGGGAACAGCAGGTGGATATTATCGGTCTGAGCGGGCTGATTACGCCGTCGCTCAACGAAATGATGCACGTGGCGCGGGAGATGATGCGTGAAGGGCTGCAGATTCCGCTCCTCATCGGTGGCGCGACCACCAGCCGACCCCATACGGCCGTGAAGATCGCCCCGCTCTATGACCAGCCTGTGGTCCACGTCTTGGATGCTTCAAGGGCCGTGGGGGTCGTCAGCCATCTCTTGAGCCAGGAGCAGCGATCGGCGTTTGTTGAGAGCAATCGAGTTGATCAGGAGCAAGTCAGGCGCGCGCACGAGGATCGTGGTCCGAGCGCGCTTCTGGCCCTCACCCAGGCGCGTGACCGGAAACTCCTTCTTGATTGGGGTATGGTAGAGATCCCCAAGCCGTCCTTTACCGGCATCCGTGTATTGGACGAGTTTCCGCTCGATCAGATCGTGCCGTATGTTGATTGGTCGCCGTTCTTTCATGCGTGGGGAGTGCGGGGCCGGTATCCTGAAGTCTTGCAGGAGGCAAAAGCCAAGGAACTGTTCGAGGATGCCCAGCGTTTACTGGAGCAACTCATCAGCCGGCGCCGGCTCATTGCCCGGGCGGTCTATGGGTTCTTTCCGGCCAACAGTGTGGACGACGATATCGAACTTTATATGGATGACTCGCGGTCGCAGGTACTGGCGACGTTCTACACCCTCCGCCAGCAACTGTACAAGGCCGAAGGGCAGTTCAACCTGGCGCTGGCCGATTTTATCGCGCCGAAATCAACCGGACTCCAGGACTACCTCGGCGCATTTGCCGTGACGACCGGTCATGGTCTCGATGTTCTCTGCAAGGGATATGAAGCCGCCCATGACGACTATATGTCTATTCTGGCTAAGGCGTTAGCCGATCGCCTGGCGGAGGCCTTTGCGGAATGCCTGCATCGCCGAGTTCGAGCAGAGTGGGGGTATGGAGTCGGAGAACAGCTCAGTAACGAGGATCTGGTCCGAGAGCGGTATCGAGGGATCCGTCCCGCTCCCGGCTATCCAGCCTGTCCGGATCACTCCGAGAAACGGACGCTCTTTGATCTTCTACAGGCAGAGCGCAACGCCGGTATCCGCCTGACAGAGAATTGCGTGATGGTTCCGGCCAGTTCGGTGAGCGGGCTCTACTTTTCCCACGCTGAGTCAACCTACTTTGCGGTTGGAAAAGTCGGACGGGACCAGGTATTGGACTATGCGCGGCGCAAGCGGATGGATGTGCGGACGGTGGAGCGGTGGCTGTCACCAAACCTGAATTATGATCCGGATTCTCCCGGTCAATGA